Proteins from a single region of Desulfobacter postgatei 2ac9:
- the vorB gene encoding 3-methyl-2-oxobutanoate dehydrogenase subunit VorB, translating into MAKVLMKGNEAIGEAAIRAGCLNYFAYPITPQSEVAEYLSKRLPEVGGVFLQGESEVAVGYMIFGASGAGERVMTTSSSPGISLMSEAISYIAAAECPAVFVNIMRGGPGLGGILPSQGDYFQATKGGGHGDYHLLVLAPDGVQEAVEMTMQAFTLAEKYRNPVMIMGDGMIGQMMEPVEFPDDLKTEPSNKDDWATNGMSTRKSKKPNLVKSLFLDSTELNQHNMKLKAKYEQMKKEDVQYELYNADGEYQILLASYGTMSRVCRTAIDMLKEEGIEAAMFRPKTLFPFPEKQVHDAAAKDSCKCVISIEMSMGQMVEDVQRCVMGKKPVEFYGECGGEIPSPEKIIEIVKELIG; encoded by the coding sequence ATGGCTAAAGTCTTAATGAAAGGCAATGAAGCAATCGGCGAAGCCGCCATCAGGGCCGGTTGTCTAAACTATTTTGCATACCCCATCACGCCCCAGTCGGAAGTCGCCGAATATCTGAGCAAACGCCTGCCCGAAGTGGGTGGTGTGTTTCTTCAGGGCGAAAGTGAAGTGGCCGTGGGGTATATGATTTTTGGCGCATCAGGTGCCGGAGAGCGTGTTATGACGACGTCATCATCTCCGGGCATAAGTCTGATGAGCGAAGCAATTTCCTATATTGCCGCGGCCGAGTGCCCGGCCGTATTTGTCAATATCATGAGGGGCGGACCGGGGTTAGGCGGAATTTTGCCGTCCCAGGGTGATTATTTCCAGGCAACCAAGGGCGGCGGCCACGGCGACTATCATCTGTTGGTCCTGGCACCGGACGGTGTTCAGGAAGCCGTGGAGATGACCATGCAGGCATTCACCCTGGCTGAAAAATACAGAAATCCCGTCATGATCATGGGTGACGGCATGATCGGTCAGATGATGGAACCGGTGGAATTTCCCGATGATCTGAAAACCGAACCCAGCAATAAGGATGACTGGGCCACCAACGGTATGTCTACCCGGAAGAGCAAAAAGCCCAATCTGGTGAAATCTCTGTTCCTGGATTCGACTGAATTGAACCAGCACAACATGAAGCTTAAGGCTAAATACGAACAGATGAAAAAGGAAGATGTTCAGTATGAGCTTTATAATGCGGACGGGGAGTATCAAATTCTGCTGGCAAGCTACGGTACCATGAGCCGTGTATGCCGCACCGCCATTGACATGCTCAAGGAAGAGGGTATTGAAGCCGCCATGTTCCGACCCAAGACCTTATTTCCCTTTCCTGAAAAACAGGTGCATGATGCCGCAGCTAAAGATAGCTGTAAATGCGTTATCAGCATTGAAATGAGCATGGGTCAGATGGTGGAGGATGTCCAGCGTTGCGTTATGGGCAAAAAACCGGTGGAATTTTACGGGGAGTGTGGTGGTGAAATCCCGTCGCCTGAAAAAATCATCGAAATCGTAAAAGAGCTGATCGGGTAA
- a CDS encoding thiamine pyrophosphate-dependent enzyme produces the protein MGKAFSTPEALTDNYTHYCPGCTHGIVHRLVAEAIDELGIREKTVGIAPVGCAVLIYNYFDCDFQEAAHGRAPAMATGIKRVRPDLMVFTYQGDGDLASIGMGEIIHAANRGEKITVIFINNAIYGMTGGQMAPTTMPGQRATTAPAGRDTALTGMPIRMANLMSEIVTPGYVTRQAVLKPQMVNKCKKAIKKAFEYQMNNTCFSFVEVISTCPTNWGMTPVDALKWAEENMLPYYELGDYKTPEEA, from the coding sequence ATGGGAAAAGCTTTTTCTACGCCAGAGGCGTTAACAGACAATTACACCCACTATTGTCCCGGCTGCACCCACGGCATTGTCCACCGGCTGGTGGCCGAGGCCATAGACGAATTAGGCATTCGGGAAAAGACCGTTGGCATCGCCCCTGTGGGATGCGCTGTCCTGATCTACAATTACTTTGACTGTGACTTCCAGGAAGCCGCCCACGGCAGGGCCCCTGCCATGGCAACCGGCATCAAGCGGGTACGTCCGGATCTGATGGTATTCACCTACCAGGGAGACGGTGACCTTGCCAGTATCGGCATGGGTGAAATCATTCATGCAGCTAATCGGGGGGAGAAAATCACCGTCATCTTTATCAACAACGCCATTTACGGCATGACCGGCGGCCAGATGGCCCCCACCACCATGCCGGGACAGCGGGCCACCACGGCCCCGGCCGGCCGTGATACGGCACTGACAGGGATGCCCATTCGCATGGCCAATCTCATGAGTGAAATTGTGACCCCGGGTTATGTGACCCGGCAGGCCGTACTCAAGCCACAGATGGTGAACAAATGTAAAAAGGCCATTAAAAAGGCCTTTGAGTATCAGATGAACAATACCTGTTTCAGCTTTGTGGAGGTGATCTCCACCTGTCCCACCAACTGGGGCATGACACCCGTCGATGCATTGAAATGGGCCGAAGAAAATATGCTGCCTTACTATGAACTGGGCGATTACAAAACCCCTGAAGAGGCCTAA
- a CDS encoding 2-oxoacid:acceptor oxidoreductase family protein has product MQTEIKFAGFGGQGILLSAKLLAYAAMKQGYQVAWIPSYGPEMRGGTAYCTVVISDKLIGSPIIKNPTHLVAMNRPSLEKFNDTIKPGGVVFINSSLIPVRSRRKDVIELVVPVNDIAIEAGSVRAANIVALAAFAAKSKVVDLDILKKCIQEEFSAKPKIIPLNMEAFDRGVAAAQA; this is encoded by the coding sequence ATGCAGACAGAAATTAAATTTGCAGGATTTGGCGGCCAGGGCATTCTTCTCAGTGCCAAGCTACTGGCCTATGCCGCAATGAAGCAGGGATACCAGGTCGCCTGGATTCCCTCCTATGGACCTGAAATGCGGGGCGGCACCGCATATTGCACCGTTGTGATCAGTGACAAGCTCATTGGATCACCCATTATAAAAAACCCCACCCACCTGGTGGCCATGAACCGGCCCTCCCTGGAAAAGTTTAACGACACCATCAAGCCCGGCGGGGTTGTCTTCATCAACTCATCACTGATTCCGGTCAGAAGCCGGCGCAAGGATGTGATTGAGCTGGTGGTGCCGGTCAATGATATTGCCATTGAGGCCGGATCCGTAAGAGCTGCGAACATTGTTGCCCTGGCCGCATTTGCAGCCAAAAGCAAGGTGGTGGATCTGGATATTTTGAAAAAATGCATCCAGGAGGAATTTTCAGCAAAGCCGAAAATTATTCCCTTGAACATGGAGGCGTTTGACAGGGGCGTGGCTGCGGCCCAGGCATAG
- a CDS encoding acyl-CoA dehydrogenase: MLFKLTDEQVMIQNMVREFSRKVVAPTAAERDKTREFPSDNFKQMGELGLMGMMVPEEFGGEAADAVSYVLALSEIAYSCASTSVVMSVQNSIVCESLNKFGTKKQKQEFLVPLASGEILGAFALTEPDAGSDPVSQTTTAVKDGDDYVINGTKRFITSGESSSVVLVTAKTDEAQAYRGISCFIVPKATPGLIVGHHEDKMGLRASDTTDLIFENCRVPAANILGKEGDGFKIAMSGLDSGRIGIAAQSLGVAQAAFDAAIKYAGKRKQFGVSITKHQAIRFQIADMATKIEAARQLTLSAASMKDRGEKFTREASMAKLFASEMVQEITAQAIQIHGGYGFTTDYPVERFYRDARVFTIYEGTSEIQRIVISNSVLKDKRKP; the protein is encoded by the coding sequence ATGTTATTCAAGTTAACTGATGAACAGGTGATGATCCAGAATATGGTGCGTGAATTTTCACGCAAAGTGGTTGCCCCCACGGCTGCGGAACGGGATAAAACCCGGGAGTTTCCCTCCGACAATTTTAAACAGATGGGGGAGCTTGGGCTGATGGGTATGATGGTACCCGAAGAGTTCGGCGGGGAAGCCGCAGATGCGGTTTCCTATGTGCTGGCCCTGTCCGAAATCGCATATTCCTGTGCATCCACTTCCGTGGTAATGTCTGTGCAGAATTCAATTGTGTGTGAATCCCTCAATAAATTCGGCACAAAAAAGCAAAAGCAGGAATTTCTGGTGCCCCTGGCCTCCGGGGAGATCCTCGGGGCCTTTGCCCTGACCGAACCCGATGCCGGGTCTGACCCGGTGAGCCAGACCACCACAGCGGTGAAGGACGGCGATGATTACGTGATTAACGGAACCAAGCGGTTTATCACTTCCGGGGAAAGCAGTTCCGTGGTCCTTGTCACGGCCAAAACCGACGAAGCCCAGGCCTATAGAGGTATATCCTGTTTTATTGTACCCAAGGCAACACCCGGTCTTATCGTGGGGCATCATGAAGACAAGATGGGTCTGAGGGCATCGGACACCACGGATCTGATCTTTGAAAATTGCCGGGTACCGGCCGCCAATATCCTGGGCAAGGAAGGGGATGGGTTTAAAATCGCCATGTCCGGCCTGGACAGCGGCAGGATCGGCATTGCAGCCCAGTCCCTTGGTGTGGCCCAGGCCGCCTTTGATGCAGCAATCAAGTATGCCGGCAAACGCAAACAGTTCGGCGTGTCCATCACCAAACACCAGGCCATTCGTTTTCAGATTGCGGATATGGCCACAAAGATAGAAGCCGCGCGGCAGTTGACTCTTTCCGCGGCATCCATGAAGGACCGGGGTGAAAAGTTCACCCGGGAAGCATCCATGGCCAAATTGTTTGCCTCTGAAATGGTGCAGGAAATCACGGCCCAGGCCATCCAGATCCACGGGGGATACGGGTTTACCACAGATTACCCGGTGGAACGGTTTTACAGGGACGCCCGGGTATTTACCATCTACGAAGGCACCAGCGAAATTCAGCGTATTGTCATTTCAAATTCAGTACTCAAGGATAAACGAAAACCATAA
- a CDS encoding helix-turn-helix domain-containing protein has product MAKDKEVTHVGVRIRQARLDKKLSLDAMANETGLSKDVIKKIESGEQRPSVGTLLQLSRTLQLASGFLLKESDDSVEARTDAYTKRTDHYAYTPLSPGAENNHLKAFRIVVEAGASHEGVGFQHEGEEFAYVLDGDVEIQVGDHINVLKTGESLHFNSGVKHDLRNIGDHDAELIVVVYAP; this is encoded by the coding sequence ATGGCTAAAGACAAAGAAGTTACCCATGTGGGCGTTCGAATCAGGCAAGCCAGGCTGGATAAAAAACTCAGCCTGGACGCCATGGCCAATGAGACCGGACTGTCAAAAGATGTCATTAAGAAAATCGAGAGCGGAGAGCAGCGTCCTTCGGTGGGAACGCTGCTCCAGCTCTCACGCACCCTTCAGTTGGCTTCCGGTTTCTTGCTCAAGGAGTCGGATGATTCCGTGGAAGCCAGGACCGATGCCTATACCAAGCGCACGGATCATTATGCGTATACACCGTTGTCGCCCGGCGCTGAAAACAACCATTTAAAGGCATTCCGCATCGTTGTAGAAGCCGGTGCCAGCCATGAAGGCGTTGGGTTTCAGCACGAGGGCGAGGAGTTTGCCTATGTGCTGGACGGTGACGTTGAAATCCAGGTGGGCGACCATATCAATGTCTTGAAAACAGGGGAATCCCTTCATTTTAATTCAGGGGTCAAGCATGACCTGCGCAATATCGGGGACCACGATGCCGAACTGATTGTGGTGGTCTATGCGCCTTGA
- a CDS encoding branched-chain amino acid aminotransferase has protein sequence MEVKVTRVSEPGTRPKDEDLGFGTVFTDHMFVMDYEKDKGWVNARIEPFGDFSMSPASMVLHYGQAVFEGLKAYKTEDGKIQLYRARDNFARMNRSSQGLCIPEIDIDFVMDALKKLLKIEEAWIPETPGTSLYIRPTIVATDPFLGVRASYTYKFFIILSPVGSYYAQGLQPVKIWVCEDHVRAVRGGVGEFKTPGNYAASLLAGEKAKKEGYNQVLWLDGIELKYIEEVGAMNIFFLINDELITPMLNGSILPGITRFSVIELAKKWGIKVSERRISIDEVIAAADNGTLQEMFGSGTAAVVSPVGELRYKDRVIHIGDGTPGETCMKFYNAVTDIQYGKAEDTQGWIEVVE, from the coding sequence ATGGAGGTTAAAGTTACCCGGGTATCTGAACCAGGAACCCGCCCCAAGGATGAAGATCTGGGATTTGGTACGGTGTTTACCGACCATATGTTTGTCATGGATTATGAAAAGGACAAGGGATGGGTCAATGCCCGCATTGAACCCTTCGGCGATTTTTCCATGTCGCCGGCAAGCATGGTGCTGCATTACGGGCAGGCCGTATTTGAGGGACTTAAAGCATATAAAACAGAAGACGGTAAAATTCAGCTCTACCGGGCCCGGGATAATTTTGCCCGCATGAACCGTTCCAGCCAGGGCCTTTGCATTCCTGAAATTGATATCGATTTCGTCATGGATGCACTTAAAAAACTGCTTAAAATCGAAGAAGCCTGGATTCCCGAAACCCCGGGAACCTCTTTATACATCCGGCCTACCATCGTGGCAACTGACCCCTTTCTTGGTGTCCGGGCATCCTATACATACAAGTTTTTTATCATTCTCTCTCCTGTGGGATCATACTATGCCCAGGGTTTGCAGCCCGTCAAAATCTGGGTCTGCGAAGACCATGTCAGGGCCGTACGCGGCGGTGTCGGTGAGTTCAAAACCCCGGGTAACTATGCAGCCAGTCTTCTGGCCGGGGAAAAGGCAAAAAAAGAGGGATATAATCAGGTCCTGTGGCTGGACGGTATCGAGCTCAAATATATTGAAGAGGTCGGGGCCATGAATATTTTCTTTCTCATCAATGACGAACTGATCACCCCAATGCTCAACGGCAGCATCCTGCCCGGCATTACCCGGTTTTCAGTCATTGAGCTGGCCAAAAAATGGGGCATCAAGGTCAGCGAGCGCAGGATCAGCATTGATGAGGTCATTGCCGCGGCTGACAACGGCACCCTGCAGGAAATGTTTGGCTCCGGCACTGCAGCCGTTGTTTCCCCGGTGGGAGAGTTGCGCTATAAAGACCGGGTGATTCATATCGGCGACGGTACTCCCGGTGAAACATGCATGAAATTTTATAATGCCGTGACTGACATTCAGTACGGAAAAGCTGAAGATACGCAAGGCTGGATTGAAGTTGTAGAGTAA
- a CDS encoding radical SAM protein → MAYINKQMLTAVVADEHGNIFELDGYAAAGMSGNDFFILTKSGTCPMPHGSELMMLPGRAPIVFNLATDRFETLETNPFQPDQRIYPVGVFNSPGYVNLHFCAYDDVGMDTPLPLFSYGALGFGKNNFRSAALQVDDEPRQDLRLMPIDQVQKGVDKYRKKYPDNRLMRHLEKCALEYGCPAGKNFFLGRYEAPLPTSVVCNARCLGCISLQTENNLCACQERISFIPDPEEIAGVALEHILKVEKAVVSFGQGCEGEPLTSADAIEKAIVLIREKTDQGTINLNSNASLPDRVERLCNVGLDSMRVSMNSVRKSCYTAYFRPKSYCFEDVVESIKRARAKGRFVAINYLNCPGFTDCEQEKQALFDFIRTTDINMIQWRNLNFDPRHYIRIMEKAAPGGSPTGMANLVKELSQTFPHLIHGYFNPSNQDY, encoded by the coding sequence ATGGCATATATTAATAAACAGATGCTCACGGCTGTGGTGGCTGATGAACACGGCAATATTTTTGAACTGGACGGATATGCTGCCGCAGGCATGTCCGGAAATGATTTTTTTATTCTGACAAAATCCGGTACCTGTCCCATGCCCCACGGCAGTGAACTGATGATGCTGCCCGGCAGAGCGCCCATTGTGTTCAACCTTGCCACCGACCGCTTTGAAACCCTTGAAACCAATCCTTTCCAGCCGGATCAGCGTATTTATCCGGTGGGTGTGTTCAACTCCCCGGGGTATGTGAACTTGCATTTCTGTGCCTATGATGATGTTGGCATGGATACGCCTTTGCCTCTTTTTTCCTACGGCGCGTTGGGGTTTGGGAAAAATAATTTCCGCTCCGCGGCCCTTCAGGTGGATGACGAACCCCGTCAGGATCTGCGGCTGATGCCAATTGACCAGGTTCAGAAAGGGGTTGACAAATATAGAAAAAAATATCCGGACAACCGGCTGATGCGCCATTTGGAGAAATGCGCCCTGGAATACGGGTGCCCGGCCGGTAAAAATTTTTTCCTGGGCCGGTATGAAGCCCCGCTGCCGACATCCGTGGTCTGCAACGCCCGGTGCCTTGGATGTATCTCCCTTCAAACGGAAAATAATCTTTGCGCCTGCCAGGAGAGAATATCCTTTATCCCTGATCCGGAAGAGATTGCAGGCGTTGCCCTGGAACATATCCTGAAAGTTGAAAAGGCCGTGGTCAGTTTTGGCCAGGGGTGTGAGGGAGAGCCGTTAACCTCGGCAGATGCCATTGAAAAAGCGATTGTCCTGATCCGGGAAAAGACCGATCAAGGCACCATCAATCTGAACTCCAATGCCAGTTTGCCCGACCGGGTGGAACGTCTGTGCAATGTTGGCCTGGACAGCATGCGTGTGAGTATGAACTCGGTGCGCAAATCGTGTTATACCGCCTATTTTCGTCCCAAATCCTACTGTTTTGAAGATGTTGTGGAGAGTATCAAAAGGGCCAGGGCAAAAGGCCGTTTTGTGGCAATCAATTACCTGAACTGCCCGGGATTTACCGATTGTGAACAGGAAAAACAGGCGCTTTTTGATTTTATCCGCACCACGGACATCAACATGATTCAGTGGCGCAACCTTAATTTTGACCCCCGGCATTACATCCGCATTATGGAAAAAGCAGCCCCGGGCGGCTCCCCGACCGGCATGGCAAATCTGGTAAAAGAATTGAGTCAAACTTTCCCTCATCTGATCCACGGTTATTTCAATCCATCCAATCAAGATTATTAA
- a CDS encoding endonuclease/exonuclease/phosphatase family protein yields the protein MEGNNAFYALMSKISPISVPEKDKNRTDVPVTVMTMNLRFGLAKDGPHAWDHRKPLVEKILETYPCDFIGFQEVNHFQAEFLTRSLRCHGHIGWHNKRVTWWQSNLILFDPSWECLGHRHFFLSPTPEIPSRLPGSRWPRQCVIGWFKKNNRYMLMANTHFDFTSEVQQKSAGLVMAFLNRFPMGMPQIITGDFNTTPGSPAHRCFKSRGFGLVMEGRPVTTFHKFTGKETGRHIDWILYRNGLYTVFEEVIQDSFNGLFPSDHYPVRAGFAWTRQAPHTY from the coding sequence GTGGAAGGGAATAACGCATTCTACGCCTTGATGTCAAAAATTTCCCCCATATCCGTCCCTGAAAAGGACAAAAACAGGACCGATGTCCCGGTCACCGTCATGACGATGAATCTTAGGTTCGGCCTGGCCAAAGACGGTCCCCATGCCTGGGACCACCGTAAGCCCCTGGTGGAGAAAATCCTGGAAACCTACCCCTGCGATTTTATCGGATTCCAGGAGGTCAACCATTTCCAGGCCGAATTTCTGACCCGGTCACTGAGGTGCCACGGTCATATTGGCTGGCATAACAAAAGGGTTACATGGTGGCAAAGCAACCTGATCCTGTTCGACCCGTCCTGGGAATGCCTGGGTCATCGCCATTTTTTTTTGAGCCCCACCCCGGAGATCCCCTCCCGGCTTCCCGGTTCCAGATGGCCCCGGCAGTGCGTCATTGGATGGTTTAAAAAAAACAACCGGTATATGCTGATGGCCAACACCCACTTTGATTTCACATCCGAAGTCCAGCAAAAAAGCGCTGGTCTGGTCATGGCGTTCTTGAACCGCTTTCCCATGGGAATGCCGCAAATCATCACCGGAGATTTTAACACCACCCCGGGGTCACCAGCCCATCGGTGTTTTAAATCCCGGGGATTTGGTCTGGTCATGGAAGGCAGGCCCGTCACCACCTTCCACAAGTTTACCGGAAAAGAGACAGGGCGTCACATCGACTGGATACTATACAGAAACGGTCTGTATACCGTGTTCGAAGAGGTGATACAGGATTCCTTTAACGGCCTTTTTCCATCCGATCACTACCCCGTCCGGGCCGGTTTTGCCTGGACGCGCCAAGCCCCCCACACATATTGA
- a CDS encoding response regulator transcription factor: MSKKKILLVEDHPIFRLGLAELINQEPDLAAHGSARDVEQAIDEINHINPDLIIVDLSLKQSDGLDLVKYVKQHHSNIPVLVLSMHDEYLYAPRALSAGAHGYIMKQEAVESVVKAARLLLTGKIYLNEKVKEHILLSMANPPEAQEKSPFDRLTDRELQVFKLIGRGFSTREIAERLFLSIKTIGTYRERIKKKLNIKHASELVRCAVHFEKTGHIGIME, from the coding sequence ATGTCCAAAAAGAAAATTTTGCTGGTGGAAGATCACCCCATTTTCAGGCTGGGTCTGGCGGAATTGATCAATCAGGAGCCCGACTTAGCCGCACATGGAAGTGCCAGAGACGTTGAGCAGGCCATTGATGAAATAAATCATATAAACCCGGATCTGATCATTGTGGATCTTTCCTTAAAACAGTCTGACGGGCTTGATCTGGTCAAATATGTGAAACAGCATCATAGCAATATCCCTGTGCTGGTGCTTTCCATGCATGATGAATACCTTTATGCACCCAGGGCCTTGTCTGCCGGTGCCCATGGCTACATTATGAAACAGGAGGCTGTGGAGTCGGTTGTGAAGGCCGCCCGTCTTCTGCTTACCGGAAAAATATACCTCAATGAAAAAGTCAAAGAACATATTCTTTTGTCCATGGCCAATCCACCCGAGGCACAGGAAAAAAGTCCCTTCGACCGTTTAACCGATCGGGAGCTTCAGGTTTTCAAGCTTATCGGCAGGGGCTTTTCAACCCGGGAAATTGCCGAGCGCCTGTTTTTGAGTATTAAAACCATTGGCACCTACAGGGAGCGCATTAAAAAAAAGTTGAATATTAAACATGCAAGCGAACTGGTCCGCTGCGCAGTGCATTTTGAAAAAACGGGTCATATTGGTATTATGGAGTAG
- the floA gene encoding flotillin-like protein FloA (flotillin-like protein involved in membrane lipid rafts), which yields MEIMSILLIIAGILGLVIVYFAFSYIGLWVQALVSGARVGLLNIIFMRFRKVPPKLIVESKIMAVKAGIDIATDSLESHFLAGGNVSRVIQALIAADKANIDLPFNRAAAIDLAGRDVLEAVQMSVNPKVIETPIVAAMAKDGIQLKAISRVTVRANIDRLVGGAGEETILARVGEGIVTTIGSAVTHKQVLENPDTISKTVLSKGLDAGTAYEILSIDIADVDVGKNIGAELETDRAEADKKIAQAKAEEKRAMAYAQEQEMKARVQEMRAKVVEAEAQVPLAIAEAFRSGNLGIMDYYKMQNISADTRMRDTIAAPDQPDDTEQK from the coding sequence ATGGAAATTATGTCCATTCTTCTGATCATTGCCGGTATTCTCGGCCTGGTGATTGTTTACTTTGCGTTTTCCTACATTGGTCTGTGGGTCCAGGCCCTGGTCTCAGGTGCCCGGGTGGGGCTGCTCAACATTATTTTCATGCGGTTCCGGAAAGTGCCGCCCAAACTGATCGTGGAATCCAAGATCATGGCCGTAAAAGCCGGGATTGATATTGCCACGGACAGCCTTGAGTCCCATTTCCTTGCCGGCGGCAATGTCTCTCGGGTAATCCAGGCGTTGATTGCCGCGGACAAGGCCAATATTGACCTTCCCTTTAACCGCGCCGCTGCCATTGATCTTGCCGGCAGGGACGTGCTGGAAGCGGTCCAGATGTCGGTTAACCCTAAAGTTATTGAAACCCCCATTGTCGCGGCCATGGCCAAGGACGGTATCCAGCTTAAAGCCATCTCCAGGGTCACGGTGCGCGCCAATATTGACCGACTGGTGGGCGGTGCCGGCGAAGAGACCATTCTGGCCCGTGTGGGCGAGGGCATTGTTACCACGATTGGGTCGGCCGTCACTCATAAACAGGTGCTGGAAAATCCGGATACCATTTCCAAAACTGTTTTAAGCAAGGGCCTGGATGCAGGTACGGCCTACGAAATTCTCTCCATTGATATCGCAGACGTGGATGTGGGCAAAAACATCGGGGCTGAACTTGAAACCGACCGGGCCGAGGCAGATAAGAAGATTGCCCAGGCCAAGGCCGAGGAAAAACGGGCCATGGCCTATGCCCAGGAACAGGAGATGAAGGCCCGGGTCCAGGAAATGAGGGCCAAGGTGGTGGAGGCCGAAGCCCAGGTGCCCCTGGCCATCGCCGAGGCCTTCAGAAGCGGCAACCTTGGGATTATGGACTATTATAAGATGCAGAATATCAGTGCCGACACCCGGATGAGGGATACCATTGCAGCCCCTGATCAGCCTGATGATACCGAGCAGAAATAA
- a CDS encoding NfeD family protein, producing MSPWILPLVLQIMAMVTVVAEIFIPSMGLLSIIALSLIGYSLFLVFTTFSMSVFYVVIGVDLIVLPVLFILGFKALEVSPLSLKKKLSASQGVVSQSPKLKNYLNCTGHSLSTLRPSGTALIDGVRLDVVTDGEFIEADTPLRVCKVTGNQVIVCRLENL from the coding sequence ATGAGTCCCTGGATCCTGCCGTTAGTTCTCCAGATCATGGCAATGGTTACCGTTGTTGCCGAAATTTTTATTCCGTCTATGGGGCTTTTGTCCATCATTGCCTTAAGTCTTATCGGATACTCTCTTTTTCTTGTGTTCACTACCTTCTCCATGTCCGTGTTTTATGTGGTTATAGGGGTTGATTTAATTGTTCTGCCAGTACTGTTTATTCTGGGATTTAAAGCACTGGAGGTTTCTCCTTTATCTCTTAAAAAAAAATTATCTGCATCCCAGGGTGTGGTTTCCCAGTCCCCGAAGCTTAAAAATTATCTGAACTGCACCGGACACAGCCTCTCAACCCTTCGTCCGTCCGGAACGGCGCTGATTGACGGTGTCCGCCTGGATGTGGTCACGGACGGCGAATTTATCGAGGCCGATACCCCGTTAAGGGTTTGCAAGGTCACAGGTAACCAGGTGATCGTCTGTCGTCTGGAAAATCTTTGA